A single Micromonospora luteifusca DNA region contains:
- the murA gene encoding UDP-N-acetylglucosamine 1-carboxyvinyltransferase — protein MTHSLRIPDLTIPARPDSTPSWPVVVGPGDAGDPAVNDVDVIRVHGDARLAGTVHVVGAKNSALKLMAAALLAPGRSVITNVPRITDIAIMGEVLRRLGCDVRFDADDPVDPMVARGGVARSRSVTIDVPEQPGADADYDLVRRLRASICVLGPLLARRGYVRVAHPGGDAIGSRGLDMHVSGLTRMGAEISGEHGFVIASAPHGLHGADIVLDFPSVGATENLVMAAVLARGVTTIDNAAREPEIVDICTMLNQMGARISGAGTSTLRITGVPGLRPVRHATVGDRIVAGTWAFGAAMTRGDVTVTGLDPAFLEVALDKVVAAGGLVETRGDGFRVRMDDRPRAVDVVTLPYPGFATDLLPMAIGLAAVSDGASLITENIFDGRFMFANEMMRLGADIKTDGHHAVVRGRDRLSGAPVQATDIRAGAGLIIAGLCAQGVTEVSHVHHVDRGYPDFVADLRALGVAVERGTTPEEPSLEI, from the coding sequence ATGACGCACAGCCTACGGATTCCCGACCTGACGATCCCGGCGCGCCCGGACAGCACCCCAAGTTGGCCGGTGGTGGTGGGCCCCGGCGACGCCGGCGATCCGGCGGTCAACGATGTCGACGTCATCCGGGTCCACGGTGATGCCCGGCTGGCGGGCACCGTGCACGTGGTCGGCGCCAAGAACTCGGCGTTGAAGCTGATGGCCGCGGCGCTGCTCGCACCGGGCCGCAGTGTGATCACGAACGTTCCGCGGATCACCGACATCGCGATCATGGGGGAGGTGCTGCGCCGGCTGGGCTGCGACGTCCGGTTCGACGCGGACGACCCGGTCGACCCGATGGTTGCCCGCGGTGGTGTGGCCCGGTCCCGTTCGGTGACGATCGACGTGCCCGAGCAGCCCGGCGCGGACGCCGACTACGACCTGGTCCGGCGGTTGCGTGCCTCGATCTGTGTGCTCGGCCCGCTGTTGGCCCGCCGGGGGTACGTGCGGGTGGCGCACCCGGGCGGTGACGCCATCGGGTCACGTGGGTTGGACATGCACGTCTCCGGGCTGACCCGGATGGGCGCGGAGATCTCCGGTGAGCATGGTTTCGTCATCGCCTCTGCCCCGCACGGGCTGCACGGCGCGGACATCGTGTTGGACTTCCCCAGCGTCGGCGCGACCGAGAACCTGGTGATGGCGGCGGTGCTGGCCCGGGGTGTCACGACGATCGACAACGCGGCCCGGGAGCCGGAGATCGTCGACATCTGCACGATGCTCAACCAGATGGGCGCACGGATTTCCGGCGCGGGCACGTCCACGCTGCGGATCACCGGGGTGCCCGGTCTGCGTCCGGTGCGGCACGCCACGGTGGGGGACCGGATCGTCGCCGGCACCTGGGCGTTCGGCGCGGCGATGACCCGGGGCGACGTGACGGTGACGGGGTTGGATCCGGCGTTCCTGGAGGTGGCGCTGGACAAGGTGGTGGCGGCCGGCGGCCTGGTGGAGACCCGGGGGGACGGCTTTCGCGTACGGATGGACGACCGGCCGCGGGCGGTGGACGTGGTGACGTTGCCGTACCCCGGCTTCGCCACCGACCTGCTGCCGATGGCGATCGGTCTGGCCGCGGTCAGTGACGGTGCTTCCCTGATCACCGAGAACATCTTCGACGGCCGGTTCATGTTCGCCAACGAGATGATGCGGCTCGGCGCGGACATCAAGACCGACGGGCACCACGCGGTGGTCCGTGGGCGGGATCGACTGTCCGGCGCCCCGGTCCAGGCGACCGACATCCGTGCCGGTGCCGGGCTGATCATCGCCGGGCTCTGCGCTCAGGGGGTCACCGAGGTCTCCCACGTGCATCACGTCGACCGGGGTTACCCGGATTTCGTGGCGGATCTGCGCGCACTCGGGGTGGCGGTCGAGCGTGGCACCACGCCGGAGGAGCCGTCGCTGGAGATCTGA
- a CDS encoding cob(I)yrinic acid a,c-diamide adenosyltransferase — MAVHLTRIYTKAGDAGMTRLSNNEQVPKTDPRIAAYADVDECNAAIGVALALGGLDEELRGVLGSVQNDLFDVGADLSTPVEPEPKYPPLRVTEEYVERLEGWCDEYNARLTKLDSFILPGGTAGAALLHVARTTARRAERAAWALVSHDPERTSPLPAKYLNRLSDLLFILSRTANPAGDVLWVPGGNR; from the coding sequence ATGGCCGTCCACCTCACGCGCATCTACACCAAGGCCGGCGATGCCGGCATGACCAGGCTGAGCAACAACGAACAGGTACCGAAGACCGATCCACGAATCGCCGCGTACGCGGATGTCGACGAGTGCAATGCGGCGATCGGCGTCGCGCTCGCCCTGGGCGGGCTCGACGAGGAACTGCGGGGCGTGCTGGGGTCGGTGCAGAACGATCTGTTCGACGTCGGGGCCGACCTGTCCACTCCCGTCGAGCCCGAGCCGAAATACCCGCCGCTTCGGGTGACCGAGGAGTACGTCGAGCGCCTGGAGGGCTGGTGCGACGAGTACAACGCACGCCTGACCAAGCTCGACTCCTTCATCCTCCCCGGCGGCACCGCGGGCGCGGCACTGCTGCACGTGGCAAGGACCACTGCCCGGCGTGCGGAACGAGCGGCGTGGGCGCTGGTCAGCCACGATCCGGAACGAACCAGCCCGCTCCCGGCAAAGTATCTCAACCGGCTCTCCGATCTGCTCTTTATCCTGTCAAGAACGGCAAATCCGGCGGGAGATGTGCTATGGGTGCCGGGCGGCAACCGCTGA
- a CDS encoding DUF2550 domain-containing protein — protein MEIVEGVGIGVVVILGALLTLFVRRALVTRSGGIIRLSVRVTTMLDGRGWSPGFGRFAGDELRWYRMFSFAIRPKRVLSRKGLAVERRRLPEGQERLSMPADWVILRCTSHHAPVEIAMARSTVTGFLSWLEAAPPGAVSPRMASQDWPAA, from the coding sequence ATGGAGATCGTCGAAGGAGTCGGAATCGGCGTCGTCGTCATCCTCGGCGCGCTCCTCACCCTCTTCGTCCGGCGAGCTCTCGTCACCCGCAGCGGTGGCATCATCCGGCTCAGCGTCCGAGTCACCACCATGCTCGACGGCCGTGGCTGGTCGCCCGGCTTCGGCCGGTTCGCCGGTGACGAACTGCGCTGGTACCGGATGTTCAGCTTCGCAATCCGGCCCAAGCGGGTGCTCTCCCGCAAGGGGCTCGCGGTCGAACGTCGCCGGTTGCCGGAGGGCCAGGAACGGCTCTCCATGCCCGCCGACTGGGTGATCCTCCGCTGTACCAGTCACCATGCACCGGTGGAGATCGCCATGGCGCGGTCGACCGTGACCGGTTTCCTCTCGTGGCTCGAGGCCGCCCCTCCGGGGGCGGTCTCGCCGCGTATGGCCTCCCAGGACTGGCCGGCCGCCTGA
- a CDS encoding F0F1 ATP synthase subunit epsilon, with the protein MAQQLHVELVAVEEKVWSGDAEMVVARTTEGELGVLPGHAPLLGQLAEPGQVRIKLAGGEQISYEVAGGFLSVSADGVIVLAESATPVTAQSR; encoded by the coding sequence GTGGCACAGCAGCTTCACGTCGAGCTCGTCGCCGTCGAGGAGAAGGTCTGGTCCGGTGACGCCGAAATGGTCGTCGCGCGGACGACCGAAGGCGAGCTTGGTGTCCTGCCGGGGCACGCGCCGCTACTCGGCCAGCTCGCAGAGCCCGGCCAGGTCCGCATCAAGCTCGCCGGCGGAGAGCAGATCTCCTACGAGGTCGCCGGCGGCTTCCTCTCGGTGAGCGCAGACGGCGTCATCGTGCTGGCCGAGAGCGCGACCCCGGTCACCGCGCAGAGTCGCTGA
- a CDS encoding LCP family protein yields MLVGKAGKRGRKSSIWRGVPRWARICTVFGTVLTVLSGAVLVGTEVLMARYEGAVGKADLFGDQAAGAQPKKSDIKGPLNILLVGIDPRTPTAAPLADSIMVLHVPASMDRAYLFSVPRDLYVDIPEFRKANFSGEKAKINAAMSVGSQVPGKNPDAARGFELLATTVQNVTGIKRFDAGAIINFTGFQKIVDAMGGVDMYVEREVKSEHKQPDGTPRPGKTYGEGYVGPQAIYKKGNQHLSGWQALDYVRQRYPKNGVPDSDYGRQRHQQQFVKAMVGQAFSADVVANPLKLDKVLRAAGQSLIFNGRGSSVVDFGLALKDIRPNTIQMIKLPGGGVFDGKKYLGEQFQVGVPDFFAALHNEQLDAFLLEHPEFVNKTK; encoded by the coding sequence CTGCTCGTGGGTAAGGCCGGCAAGCGTGGCCGCAAGTCCTCCATCTGGCGGGGCGTGCCGCGCTGGGCGAGGATCTGCACGGTGTTCGGCACCGTGCTGACCGTGCTCAGCGGAGCGGTGCTGGTCGGCACCGAGGTACTCATGGCCCGCTACGAGGGTGCGGTCGGCAAGGCTGACCTGTTCGGCGACCAGGCGGCGGGCGCCCAGCCGAAGAAGAGCGACATCAAGGGCCCACTCAACATCCTGCTGGTCGGCATCGACCCGCGTACGCCGACCGCGGCGCCGCTGGCCGACTCGATCATGGTGCTGCACGTACCGGCCTCGATGGACCGGGCCTACCTCTTCTCGGTGCCCCGCGACCTCTACGTCGACATCCCGGAGTTCAGGAAGGCCAACTTCAGCGGCGAGAAGGCGAAGATCAACGCCGCCATGTCTGTAGGCAGTCAGGTGCCGGGCAAGAACCCCGATGCGGCGCGCGGGTTCGAGTTGCTCGCGACCACCGTGCAGAATGTGACCGGCATCAAGCGGTTCGACGCTGGCGCGATCATCAACTTCACCGGCTTCCAGAAGATCGTCGACGCTATGGGTGGCGTCGACATGTACGTCGAGCGGGAGGTGAAGTCGGAGCACAAGCAGCCGGACGGCACGCCCCGTCCCGGCAAGACCTACGGTGAGGGCTACGTCGGCCCGCAGGCGATCTACAAGAAGGGCAACCAACACCTCAGCGGGTGGCAGGCACTGGACTACGTCCGGCAGCGGTACCCGAAGAACGGTGTTCCGGACTCCGACTACGGCCGGCAGCGCCACCAGCAGCAGTTCGTCAAGGCTATGGTCGGCCAGGCGTTCAGCGCCGACGTGGTGGCCAACCCGCTCAAGCTGGACAAGGTGCTCCGCGCCGCCGGGCAGTCACTGATCTTCAACGGTCGGGGCAGCAGCGTGGTCGACTTCGGGCTCGCCCTGAAGGACATCCGCCCGAACACCATCCAGATGATCAAGCTCCCCGGTGGTGGCGTCTTCGACGGCAAGAAATACCTGGGAGAGCAGTTCCAGGTGGGGGTCCCGGACTTCTTCGCCGCCCTGCACAACGAGCAGCTCGACGCGTTCCTGCTCGAGCATCCGGAATTTGTGAACAAGACGAAGTAG